In Chrysoperla carnea chromosome 2, inChrCarn1.1, whole genome shotgun sequence, the following proteins share a genomic window:
- the LOC123292348 gene encoding lysosome-associated membrane glycoprotein 5: protein MTHINFFVKYLLACYLFTCVSALTLPYLTTRKPRVTKYMTTTPSSTQYPGSIESLQVAASTTTTEAPTSAVLYRVIANSGATCILIRTDALISIQYTSTDGEVKEGDAFVPENAQVTGDCDRNEDEAIMSIAWPGFVLNFKFEKTPGGERWYLDKVELVFDTENRIFEHMIDRKHSKLIRLSTSEEHSAMLFPTPVGKSYTCEDEKTVTLRPANEKAAYFKGILYLRQLRVQPFMYKSTNDFGPQFECSVAGYMRDETAPIAVGSTLALAVLGTITGYGLFRYFKIKKVQYNTME from the exons ATGACACATATTAATTTCTTCGTTAAATATTTACTCGCAT gttatttatttacatgtgtGTCTGCTTTAACATTGCCTTATTTAACAACTCGAAAACCACGGGTCACAAAATATATGACGACAACACCAAGTAGTACTCAATATCCG ggaAGTATTGAAAGTTTACAAGTAGCCGCAAGTACAACAACGACAGAAGCGCCTACATCAGCTGTTTTGTATCGAGTAATTGCTAACAGTGGAGCAACATGTATTTTAATTCGAACTGATGCATTAATTAGTATTCAGTACACGAGCACCGATGGTGAAGTCAAG GAAGGAGATGCTTTTGTACCAGAAAATGCTCAAGTTACTGGTGATTGTGATAGAAATGAAGACGAGGCTATAATGAGTATTGCATGGCCAGGatttgtattgaattttaaatttgaaaaa acacCTGGCGGTGAGCGATGGTATTTAGACAAAGTGGAATTGGTATTTGATACAGAAAATAGAATATTCGAGCATATGATTGATCGCAAACATA GTAAACTTATAAGATTGTCAACAAGTGAAGAACATAGTGCCATGTTATTCCCTACACCGGTTGGTAAATCGTACACTTGTGAAGATGAAAAAACAGTCACCTTACGACCTGCCAATGAAAAAGCAGCCTACTTTAAAGGGATCCTTTATTTGCGCCAATTGCGAGTTCAACCATTCATGTATAAAAGTACAAATGATTTCGGACCACAATTCGAATGTAGTGTAGCTGGATATATGCGTGATGAAACTGCTCCAATTGCCGTTGGATCAACTTTAGCCTTAGCAGTTTTAGGTACTATTACCGGTTATGGGCTAtttaggtattttaaaattaaaaaggttCAATACAATACaatggaataa
- the LOC123292349 gene encoding macro domain-containing protein CT2219-like — MYSKLPGYFTLTLGLRSIIHFGKHFSTTAAKMTRWQEEKQRYLELSIEEKRKLYTTKNSTVLSKILPWKAYFEKNEIQSFTNFPKDAGFIKPTLDEIRNIELANKVSVWQGDITTLEIDGIVNAANNSLRGGGGVDGAIHRAAGQTLLEECISLNGCETGKAKITGGYMLPARYIIHTVGPIGEKPKLLESCYTNCLNLAVENNIKTIGFPSISTGVYGYPMEKATSVALNAVRTFLQKGKNADKIERVIFVVFSNDDLQTYHRYMQIYFPLTVPESDEPVEPNPGQIKL, encoded by the exons ATGTATTCTAAATTACCGGGTTATTTTACTTTGACATTAGGGTTAAGATCAATTATACATTTTGGAAAACATTTTAGTACTACAGCTGCCAAAATGACGCGATGGCAAGAAGAAAAACAACGATATTTAGAATTATCAATtgaagaaaaacgaaaattatacacaacaaaaaattcaacTGTTCTTTCAAAGATATTACCATGGAAAGCATACtttgaaaagaatgaaataCAATCATTTACGAATTTTCCAAAAGATGCAGGATTTATTAAGCCTACGTTAGATGAAATCAGGAATATAGAATTAGCGAATAAAGTTTCTGTTTGGCAAGGTGATATAACAACTTTAGAG attgaTGGAATTGTTAATGCTGCAAATAACTCATTGCGTGGGGGTGGTGGAGTTGATGGTGCCATTCATAGAGCTGCAGGACAAACACTTTTAGAAGAatgtatttcattaaatggttGTGAAACGGGAAAAGCGAAAATTACTGGAGGGTATATGTTACCTGCAAGAT aTATAATTCACACAGTTGGTCCAATCGgtgaaaaaccaaaattattagaaagttgttaCACAAATTGTTTAAATCTTGCTGtagagaataatataaaaacaattggaTTTCCATCAATTTCAACGGGTGTGTATGGATATCCCATGGAGAAAGCTACAAGTGTGGCGTTAAATGCTGtaagaacatttttacaaaaaggcAAGAATGCTGATAAAATTGAACGAGTTATATTTGTTGTATTCTCGAATGATGATTTACAAACGTACCATCGttatatgcaaatttatttCCCATTAACTGTACCGGAATCAGATGAACCTGTAGAACCAAATCCTGGTCAGATTAaactttaa
- the LOC123292350 gene encoding macro domain-containing protein CT2219-like → MTRWQEEKQRYLELSIEEKRKLYTTKNSTVLSKILPWKAYFEKNEIQSFTNLPKDAGFIMPTLDENRNIELANKVSVWQGDITTLEIDGIVNAANKSLRGGGGVDGAIHRAAGQILLEECFSLNGCETGKAKITGGYMLPARYIIHTVGPIGEKPKLLLYKYIVIQNCYTNCLNLAVENNIKTIGFPSISTGVYGERYPMEKATSVALNAVRTFLQKGKNADKIERVIFVVFSNDDLQTYHRYMQIYFPLTVPESDEPVEPNPGQIKL, encoded by the exons ATGACGCGATGGCAAGAAGAAAAACAACGATATTTAGAATTATCAATtgaagaaaaacgaaaattatacacaacaaaaaattcaacTGTTCTTTCAAAGATATTACCATGGAAAGCATACtttgaaaagaatgaaataCAATCATTTACGAATTTACCAAAAGATGCAGGATTTATTATGCCTACGTTAGATGAAAACAGGAATATTGAATTAGCGAATAAAGTTTCTGTTTGGCAAGGTGATATAACAACTTTAGAG ATTGATGGAATTGTTAATGCTGCAAATAAATCATTGCGTGGGGGTGGTGGAGTTGATGGTGCCATTCATAGAGCTGCAGGACAAATACTTTTAGAagaatgtttttcattaaatggtTGTGAAACGGGAAAAGCGAAAATTACTGGAGGGTATATGTTACCTGCAAGAT ATATAATTCACACAGTTGGTCCAATCGgtgaaaaaccaaaattattgttatacaaatatattgttatacaaaattgttatacaaattGTTTAAATCTTGCTGtagagaataatataaaaacaattggaTTTCCATCAATTTCAACGGGTGTGTATGGAGAAAGATATCCCATGGAGAAAGCTACAAGTGTGGCGTTAAATGCTGtaagaacatttttacaaaaaggcAAGAATGCTGATAAAATTGAACGAGTTATATTTGTTGTATTCTCGAATGATGATTTACAAACGTACCATCGttatatgcaaatttatttCCCATTAACTGTACCGGAATCAGATGAACCTGTAGAACCAAATCCTGGTCAGATTAAActttaa